In Dasania marina DSM 21967, one genomic interval encodes:
- a CDS encoding class I SAM-dependent methyltransferase gives MIPARIRYQTIEFDHLDIHLRSLLDKQQFSDPFGVAEALGISSAQWSLFGVLWESGEMLAREMQSFEIQGKRILEVGCGMALPSLLLNARHADITATDYHPEAGTYLAENVKLNHGRGIPFLRTNWDLDTDNLGTFDVIIGADLLYERNHSDKLSAFIDRHANPHCEVIVIDPCRSSKSSFSKKMMTLGFSFSEIKKTVATLKKDFSANVLSFVR, from the coding sequence ATGATCCCCGCCCGCATACGCTATCAAACCATAGAGTTTGATCATCTGGATATACATCTTAGGTCGCTACTTGATAAACAGCAGTTTTCTGATCCTTTTGGTGTGGCCGAGGCTTTAGGTATTTCTTCTGCGCAGTGGTCGCTGTTTGGTGTGTTGTGGGAGTCGGGGGAAATGTTAGCTCGCGAAATGCAGAGCTTTGAAATACAAGGCAAGCGTATATTGGAAGTGGGTTGTGGTATGGCGTTGCCCAGTTTGCTGCTGAATGCCAGGCATGCCGATATTACCGCCACGGATTACCATCCTGAAGCCGGGACTTATTTAGCTGAAAATGTAAAACTCAATCACGGTAGAGGCATTCCATTTTTACGCACCAACTGGGATCTGGATACCGATAACTTAGGTACCTTCGACGTTATTATCGGTGCCGACTTACTCTATGAAAGAAACCATAGCGATAAGCTCTCTGCTTTTATAGACAGACACGCCAATCCGCATTGCGAAGTGATTGTTATCGACCCATGTCGTAGTAGTAAATCGTCTTTTAGTAAAAAAATGATGACGTTGGGGTTTAGTTTTTCAGAAATTAAAAAAACCGTAGCGACACTTAAAAAAGATTTTTCGGCTAATGTATTGAGCTTTGTGCGCTAG
- a CDS encoding substrate-binding periplasmic protein has translation MIALLNKFLLLCSVPMVLLAIKTAYADEVTLVADRYYPYNGIPNSPMPGYMIELAEYAMVRAGHTVKYQLMSWDKAIEQVSKGEKNCLVATYKNDADNLLFPAEHQGVDRLAFYRRADSQWQFTDVSSLAKQRLGVIDGYDYRDDIGQYIQQYQDTDRVLLRRGKFSLEYNLRALVNAEIDIIIESVPVVTAALQKLKLQGQVAPAGFLNHASKSYIACSPVLASSAEYVALISDATQQLRASGELQVLLRKYGLEDWVNITAVDE, from the coding sequence GTGATCGCTCTGTTGAATAAATTCCTATTGTTGTGCTCTGTGCCTATGGTTTTACTGGCCATAAAAACGGCCTATGCCGACGAAGTTACCTTGGTCGCGGATCGGTATTACCCCTATAACGGCATACCTAACTCTCCTATGCCTGGCTATATGATAGAGCTGGCTGAGTACGCCATGGTGCGCGCTGGTCATACGGTTAAGTATCAGCTTATGTCTTGGGATAAAGCTATAGAGCAGGTAAGCAAGGGTGAAAAAAACTGTCTAGTGGCTACCTATAAAAACGATGCCGATAACTTGTTGTTTCCTGCGGAGCACCAAGGGGTTGATCGCCTGGCTTTTTATCGCCGGGCGGACTCCCAGTGGCAATTTACCGATGTATCTTCTTTGGCCAAGCAGCGTTTAGGTGTAATAGACGGTTATGACTATAGGGATGATATTGGCCAGTACATACAGCAATATCAAGATACCGATAGGGTGCTGCTGCGTAGGGGTAAGTTTTCTTTAGAGTATAATCTACGTGCTTTAGTGAATGCTGAGATTGATATTATTATTGAATCGGTACCGGTGGTGACTGCGGCCTTACAAAAATTAAAGCTGCAGGGGCAGGTAGCGCCAGCGGGTTTTCTTAATCACGCCAGTAAATCCTATATAGCTTGTTCTCCGGTGCTGGCATCTTCTGCCGAGTATGTCGCGTTAATTAGCGATGCCACCCAGCAGTTACGTGCCAGTGGTGAGTTACAAGTGTTGTTGCGTAAATATGGCCTAGAAGACTGGGTAAATATAACCGCCGTGGATGAGTAG